A window of Candidatus Eremiobacteraceae bacterium genomic DNA:
GCGGTATGCTTTTGAACGCTGTCGGCGTCGGCTGGTTTATAACCGACTACATCGTCGGCTGCCGGAAAAAAACAAAAACGTTGGAGAGCCAGCTGTAGAGCAATCAGGGCCGGCTGACGCCGGCCCCTTCAAAATAAATGCGTGACACAATGATCGGCGTGATCAGCAAGAACGCGATCGCCGCGCTTTCCACCACGAAACCGGACGGCCCGTTGCCAAGCGCACCCATGTCGAACGCGTAATGCACCGCAGTCAAAGCCCCAAGCCACCATGCATACGCGCCCCAGCGTCTGCCGCACGCAATCGCCGGCATCAGCCAGGCGATATACCATGTGTTGACTGACGGAGCTGACCAGATGAACGCCGCGACCGGGCGCCAGAAAGACGGCAGCCAGCGACCGCGCACCGCGCTGATTCCCGCCGCGATCGCCAACCACAAGACGACGGCGCCAAGCGTCAGCTGCAGCAAGCGGCCCCACAAAATAGCGCCCTGACCGTGTGAGAACAGCGGCGCGAGGATGATGGACGTCGGCGAAAAGCCGAGCGCCGATGCCGGTCCTTGCAACGATGTGAACATCGCGGGCCCAGCCCAAAACGGCGCGAAGCTCAAGGCCGGGATCGCCAGCGCGACAACGATGCACGCGACGCCGGTGACGAAACCGCCGGACCGAAATGCGCGCCCCGCAAGCGCGGGCAGCACGACGAGCGGAACGTATTTTATGCCGATGGCAATGCCGAGCAGCACTCCGGCGATCATCGGGTAGGCCTCCCCCAACGCAAAGGCCCACACGACCGCGGCGAGCATCACGAAATCGTTGTGGCCCCCGACGGCCGACTCCCAGAGCACGAGCGGATGAAACGCGAACAGCGCGACGCCATAGGTCCGCGCAGCGCGATCCGCATCGCTTCGTAAGCGCA
This region includes:
- a CDS encoding glycosyltransferase 87 family protein yields the protein MRPRARVVVWTAALVFISFAGSALCRSLARSTHAASLTPGPFSFPAGRALPLSVINGADGALPLFFGFLVVFCALGFAGWRLASALRDAPGLPAWALVCAQLIVGLALSFFPVTFSSDAYAYVLFGRAHGVFGLNPYTLAAPMRVLHDAVLAPILNFFGDPPLRDDYGPLWTVGASIVGRAESHADLWTQVWTQRVIAVLSACACSMGLLRLRSDADRAARTYGVALFAFHPLVLWESAVGGHNDFVMLAAVVWAFALGEAYPMIAGVLLGIAIGIKYVPLVVLPALAGRAFRSGGFVTGVACIVVALAIPALSFAPFWAGPAMFTSLQGPASALGFSPTSIILAPLFSHGQGAILWGRLLQLTLGAVVLWLAIAAGISAVRGRWLPSFWRPVAAFIWSAPSVNTWYIAWLMPAIACGRRWGAYAWWLGALTAVHYAFDMGALGNGPSGFVVESAAIAFLLITPIIVSRIYFEGAGVSRP